Proteins encoded within one genomic window of Triticum aestivum cultivar Chinese Spring chromosome 2D, IWGSC CS RefSeq v2.1, whole genome shotgun sequence:
- the LOC123053215 gene encoding UPF0496 protein At3g19330 gives MRPWERRDRDTDEGEEDDEAACSNAGANTSSANASTSSSTAPSSGGRRTGGGAAAAGGWGSSPVSGATINLSQEYTLAIQTSSYNEIWGKIHVIVDGERVDGGDQDEDEEDRGTLAGVLRPEDAVVERALGDAPDTELTRLAADYLRSTHNASLHCLFLRRALRRARALYGPITDVLALIPHATPLAVPHCDCAFDAFLLFDKIPNPFLPPAASFQGMHRSFAGLKTHLDLRLLKARRRRRLLRCATRGSGICLIGCATGAAIAGLVIVTHAITALLAAAPACAASRGSCCSTPAWMKRLQQHMDRLDAAARGAYVLNNDVDTIERLVGRLHATVESDKILVRLGLERGRGQHHTIEEVVRQLRKNHPSLLRQLADLEEHICLYFAAVNRARLFLVHYLDAQSDPNAELPL, from the coding sequence ATGCGGCCGTGGGAGCGCCGGGACCGGGACACggacgagggggaggaagacgacgaggcTGCCTGCTCCAACGCGGGCGCTAACACCAGTAGCGCGAATGCGAGCACGAGCTCGAGCACCGCTCCTAGCAGCGGCGGGAGGAGGACcggcggtggtgcggcggcggcgggcgggtggGGGAGCAGCCCCGTGTCGGGGGCGACCATCAACCTCAGCCAGGAGTACACGCTCGCCATCCAGACCAGCTCCTACAACGAGATCTGGGGCAAGATCCACGTCATCGTGGACGGCGAACGGGTTGACGGCGGCGACcaagacgaggacgaggaggacagGGGCACCCTCGCCGGCGTGCTCCGTCCGGAGGACGCGGTGGTGGAGCGCgcgctcggggacgcgccggacaCGGAGCTCACCCGCCTCGCCGCGGACTACCTCCGCAGCACGCACAACGCGTCGCTGCACTGCCTCTTCCTCCGCCGGGCGCTGCGCCGCGCGCGGGCGCTGTACGGGCCCATCACGGACGTCCTCGCGCTGATCCCGCACGCCACGCCGCTCGCCGTGCCGCACTGCGACTGCGCGTTCGACGCCTTCCTCCTGTTCGACAAAATACCCAACCCGTTCCTGCCCCCCGCGGCCAGCTTCCAGGGCATGCATCGGAGCTTTGCTGGCCTCAAAACCCATCTCGACCTCCGCCTCCTCAAGGCCCGACGGAGGCGCCGGCTGTTGCGGTGCGCAACGCGCGGGTCTGGCATCTGCCTCATCGGCTGCGCGACGGGGGCCGCGATCGCTGGCCTCGTCATCGTCACCCACGCCATTACCGCGTTGTTGGCCGCGGCTCCTgcctgcgcagcgtcgcgtggctcCTGCTGCTCAACCCCCGCTTGGATGAAACGCCTGCAGCAACACATGGACCGGCTTGACGCCGCGGCCAGGGGCGCCTATGTGCTCAACAATGACGTGGACACCATTGAACGGCTGGTGGGCAGGCTCCACGCCACTGTCGAGAGTGACAAGATCTTGGTAAGGCTAGGGCTTGAGCGCGGGAGGGGGCAGCACCACACCATCGAAGAGGTGGTGCGGCAGCTCAGGAAGAACCATCCTAGCCTGCTACGCCAGCTCGCCGACCTCGAGGAGCACATCTGTCTCTACTTTGCAGCCGTTAACCGTGCACGGCTGTTCCTTGTGCACTACCTCGATGCTCAGTCTGATCCCAACGCTGAGTTGCCTCTCTAG